In Telopea speciosissima isolate NSW1024214 ecotype Mountain lineage chromosome 10, Tspe_v1, whole genome shotgun sequence, the DNA window TTGAGGCTTTGAAGTCAACCTATGTATTGCCTAATGACAAGTTTGATCTTCCCGCAAGAGAACCTGAATGTCCGCTAAATGATGCCAGTCAGGTGGTTGAAGATTCTTTGCAAGCAGCAGCACCTCAGAGAGATAGTGGAAAGTCTGCCAATGTGGTGCCTGATGACAAGACTGATCTTCCTACAGGAGAAGCTGAAGTACTGCCAGTTGATGCTGGCAAGGTGGTTCAAATTTCTATGCAAACAGCAGCACCTcagatagagaagagaaagtCAATTGATTTGTTTTCAAATGACAAGTCTGATCTTCCCACaagtgaacctgaaggagtgcCAAGTGATATCAATGAGATGGTCCATGTTCCTTCACAGGCAGCAGCATCGCAGGTTGAGGCTTTGAAGTCAATCTATGTATTGCCTAATGACAAGCACGATCTTCCTGCAAGAGAACCTGAAGGTCCGCTAAATGATGCCAGTCAGGTGGTTGAGGATTCTTTGCAAGCAGCAGCACCTCAGAGAGAGAGTGGAAAGTCTGCCAATATGGTATCTGATGACAAGACTGACTTGCTCACAAGAGAACTTGATAGTTCCAACCAAGCCTCACTTATCAAGCCAGAGCAAGTTGTACAGCCTGTGGTTAAGGGTGAACCATCTGCAACCCAACCTTTACAGTTGGAGCATGACAGGGTTGTTGCACCAGCTGAGAAGTTTCAAGAAAATGAATCTGCAGCTCTAATCAAGCGGCCCCTGAAAAATTCAAATGCACCTGAAGATTCAAAATCCATCCCTAGTACTGAACCTTCTGTTGAGAAACTGTCGGGCAGTGAATCCATTGACCAGGTAACTCAAGTTCATTCACATGTGATGATATCTGAACTTCAGCCTGGCTGGCATGCTGACAATGCTTTGACTTCAGGGGGCTTTGAAGTTAAACTAAACTGCATTCCTGTGTCAGATCCACCCCAACCTGTAGCTACCCAACCAGATAATGAAGTGACCAACTTCTTGGAAAAGAAGGCTTCTCCAAAAGGTGATACACCACAAGATTTAACATTTAAACTTTCTGATGAGATTCCAAGTAGAGTTGAGTTTTCACAGTTGGATGGGAGGGCAAAGGCTGATGTCTCTGAAGTGACCGAGGGACATACAGAGTCTGAGTCGCAGATCAGTCAATCAGTAGATGTGTTCCACAGAGGAATTAGTGCCCAAATTTCTTACTCTTCTATGGCCATGCAGAATGAAGCTATTCCCAGTGAACAACCCTCCCAAGAATTGCAGAAAGGAACTACTCCAGCTGTGTCACTTGATTTGGAACTGAATGGGCACCAAATCTCTACTTCCACCCTGCCCATCCAGAATGAAGATAGTGTTGCAGAGGATGCTGTTCCCAGTATTCAATCTCAGTATGATCCTGAAGAATCAAAGGTTACCGGTAGTATGAGTACCTGAGAAGGTGTTGAAGTAAAAAACATGCTCTAACTGAAGATAACTGCACTGAGCCTTGAAGACAGACTAATACAGCTAATTATACTACTGACAGTAAAAGAGTTTTATGATATTTCTTATAGAAGGAATTCTTTTTGGGGTAAACTTACAGCAGGATTTCAAGTGCAGTGGATTAActatagaaaatattttatttcttgaacATTCTATGACCTATTTATCAACAATCCCTTCAATTTCAGTTGCTTGGAGACAAACAAAATTCAGCACTTGTTACTTCGTCTCTCATTCCTACTCTTTTGACGGCTCTGCTAGTGAAGTTTTGAAACTATGGACTTGGTGAAGCTTCAATTTGCTGTTTGGATTGGCTAACTTGCTTCTTCTGCTTTCATTTTATACAGAATACAGATAGGAAAATCCGCTGGTTTTATTGGGCTTGGAAGTTCATAAATTTATGTTCGAAAGCTGTTTTAATGCTGCAAGGATCATCTTTTGGCTTTGAATGTAGATCATCTTTTGGCTTTGAATGTTTCAGTTTTATTCCAATATGGTCCCCAAGTTTGATGTAAAATGCAGTCAATTGATGGCTGGCAAGTGACAATCATCAGAATGTCTTGCAGACTGCTCATAATTCTCAGATTTCATTTATGAATCAAATTCTCCACTCAGGTGAGACACATTGATTGCTGTGTTCTTCTGATTGTGCATTCCAAAGGGCTGCTGAGTATGGGGATGGACATTTCCAGTTATTATAGTTATAATTTCTGTGAATGTATGTTTCCATTGGAACAAGTTTTGCCTTAGCCACGGTGAAAGAGGAATTCCTTCATCACTGGCCATCATTGATGAGTGTCTGAGAACAGTGGATGGTACCAACATATAGGGTAAGGTAGATTTGTGGGTGGACATTATTGTTCTGCTTTTCTGCTTCTAATTTTAGTTACAGGAATTATGAGATCTCTGAAATTTACTACACTACCATGACGATCACTATCAGGAAAATGAGCCCATCCCTTGTTGACTGCCAAAACCGGTCTAAACTTGACTGCCTTAAGGCCATGTTGGGTTCACATTTACACTTTGTCCATTTGTACATATTTATGTGTGTGGGACAGTGGTTTACAATGTTTAGAATATAAATGATTCCAACCCATAAATATGGGTAGTTATCCATGTAAAAATGAAAGGTGATGTTTCTTAAAATCACAAGACGAATCTGAACCatcatttttaagttttttttaatctatatTGTCTCTTCCCACTCAAAGTTGGGAGAATGCACAGTAATATCCAGAGTATTGATACAATTGGCTAGACATACACGGGATGTATACAAATACAAAatggggtatttgattgaattaaagtataaaatttgacatggctaatctagaccatgtcttCTTTATCCAACGGTTGGTTTTATCTGTCCATGTGGTAAATAGATGCTTTgtgacatttaaaaaaaaaaaatagcggGCTTTTATCACCTAACCACAAAATTTGAGTATCATTTGAGCTAAAACATGGCAAATATTTGGGCCACATTGGAGGCCTCTGAAAGGGCCATgtgaaatatttttctttttttataataacCTAAGGTATGacgttttttatttatttatttatttactagTGAGATATGGGAATGTTTGAAATTATAGTACTATAAGAGAGGAAcaactgtaattttttttttttttttatgggtggggaggggggggggtgttcttTCTAGGAATAACTTTTGTGGAATTTCTATAGTAATAAGAATGTATTTTATGTAAGGGATTTAATAGCCAAATTGTCATCAATATGTAACCCCCAGTGGGTTTTCTTGGCTTGTTTAGGATGATATGCTTCGGTCACAGGGTCCCAAGTTCAAGTCCCCACGAGTGAAGCTTTACACGGGGTGAGGAGGCTTCGTGTACCGTGAACCGTACCCGGGTAGGTTCAAGAGATCCTCGTTAGCTAAAAAAGAATGTATTCTATGTGTTCGGGGGCATCCACAAAACATAACACATGTATAGACACTTCACTAAGACAGGTTTAAGTATATGATTTCTTAATACTCAAACCATGTTAACTAGTAATCCAAGGGTAATTTTGCGATACCTTAAGCATTAGTGTTGGTTGGATTTGAAGTTTTCATAAATGAAAGTGTTCAATTCAATATAGGCTGAATTGCAGCCAGAGATTGAGTCAGTCTATGTCAACCCTACTCCAACCTAATGCTGCACATCCCAATTCTCACCAAGCCCATCCGGACCTGGGTCAATAGTAGTGCAACCCAAGGAGCTTGATAGCCCTAAATCAGTGTAGACTTGGGCCGTCCAAATTTCTACATGAAAGTTAGAATTCCAAGTGGGATTCCTAATTGAGCAGTCTGGGAAGGAATCATGGATGGGCACCTAGTTCAACGGTTGGCTCTAtctatgtcaagtttcagcccaaatggaATAGACTATGTGGCAAGACAAAACATTGAACTAATTGGAGGTGCTAAGGACTATGAGGGGGtccatggacatacatgggaggatATGCCTATGGATGAGACGATATATATTGAATGTGAATCTAAATTTGACATTTGACCAATTCAGGCCATTTCTAAgtatccaatggttgaaattgTCACTTCATTTTTTCATGTGGCAAAACGTGTGAAGTCGGGATACACTTCATGTAAAAAAACAGTGACAGGAAGAGGTGCCATAGCGTGCTTTAGCCATGTTTCTCATTGATCGCATCGATTTACTttgtctttttttctctttccattcATCATTGTCTTTCAGATTTGTCTATTAACAGCTCTCAGTCTGTGTTGCACATTCCCGaagcttccttcttcctctatgATCTTCGCTCTTCATCTATGGCGGTGTTTTGTGTTGGGTTTATGCATTCTATTTCTCATTGTTGTAATTGTTCTTATGTTGTTTCGAGTTTATGCTTGTAATTTTTTTGGCATGTTAGGGATGGGGTCCCGAACATTAGGCATTGTGGGCTCGACTCTTCTACTTGAGATGGTTTTTGCTTATATGACCATACAATGCCACAAAAGTTGCTCTTTTTTTGGGTCGCCATCAAAAGCTGGTTGGGTTTTCCTCTTCTGATAATGGTAAGATGCATGTTAAAGTTTTGACATCTCTTCATTCGGAGTTGCAGGAGGCTTTGAATACTAGAGCCTCGATGAATGGTTGTGATTGTCATACTTTTTCATGTGCTTCTTGTTCCTGCTACCATCGGCGTAGGATATCCAGAAGTAGGGCTTCTCTGAATTACTCAAAAATGGTTAATCTCTCTACTTGGTTTTTATTCTGGGACTCTTTTGGGTTATGCCATAATGATGGTAATGTCAGGGATCTGCATTCTAGGGTTTGTTTTGGGAACATTTTCTCTGGCAAGACCCGACCGGTGCTTTTGGGGTACTGTGTGGGTTGACCTTGTCCTTTTCCCTTTATTCTAGAGACCTTACTTATGGATACTTAATCACCAAAGGGGCCATTTTTGTGATCATCTCTACAGGTTCATTATTTGATGTATGTTTCACGAACTTTAAAGCTTGAGATGTGGTTATCAATGCCTCGCCTTTGTGGTGTCATACACAGCTGCTCCACACATTGCTAATGTCTTTGGTTGCTCCACTACCTATGCATCCTGGGGTGGATTACATCCCATTTTGGGTTCATCTTATATTactttcatttaattttttttttccagagaAATACATTCTGTAGGTTGTCGAGATTATAGGAATTTCAAGTTGTTGATCTTGATTGAAAATTATGGTTCCCCCCATTCGTTCTCTGCCAgtaataaaaattttcattataaACGCAACTCAATCCGAGGTAGTATTGATGTGTAATTCGAATGGTGTACTCCAttatgtttttgtttgatttgagCTTCATTTCGTTTGTTATATTTATGGAATGGTTTATCATCAAACAACTGATTGCTgatcaaaagagaaaattatGTTGAGGTATGAGGATTGCTTAGTAACCACATTATATTCTAGGGATTTGTCATTGCTTCCTAGTTCTTCGTCCAAGAAGCGTAAGGTGAATGATGATATTGACCTGTCTGACTTTGAATTTACAGGTTCTTACAACATTATTGGTAGTCTGGCTCATAATGTtgttaaattttcttttaagacTGTACAGGGTAATTTCCATGTGATCAACGATCCTAATGCGTTGTAGACGAAGGTGCTTTTTATGAGTCCTTTGAATGTTATTAACAATATTGATTGTGCTATGGAATTAGAGTTTTTGAATGTGCCATTAAAATTAGGTAATGTCTTTGCCTCTCCCATTGAGGAATTTCTAATTGTTGTTAAGTTCTATAAGACGTTCCTATTTCATATCGCATGGATTATTATTTTAGAGATTTATTAGCATTCTTGATCCCCAAGAAATGTAACTCAATTAGCATTTGTTCAAGAACGGTATACTGCCAAGAAGAGAGGAACTAAGAGAAAGATCGTTGGAGCTGacaaaggagaagaagttgTTCCACCATCTTCAACTAGAGAAGTTTTTTACACACAGTCAATATTTTCAGAATCTCTGCTTACTCAACCAACCATTTGAGATGCCTAAGATTAAGAGGAATAGAAAGGTGATAAGAATGAGGTAGGTAAAAtgggattttattttccttgattGTATATGATCTGTAATGGTATGATATATACAGTATTAACTTCCTATTCTATAAACCTACATATATGGTATATACAGTCACAATGATACGTACATACTAAATATACAAAAGGGAATGGGATTGACACTATCATATTGAGAACATGTGAGCTGGTGTAATgctaagactccccctcaagttggagcgtggaGATTGCGAACGCCCAACTTGGACATGAGGAGACGATACTGATCACGGCCCAAGGGCTTAGTAAACAAATCTGCAACTTGGGAGGCCGTGGGAATCTTAGCCGGACTGATGAGACCTTGATGCATCTTTTCACGGACGAGATGGCAGTCtatttcaatgtgcttggtccgtTCATGAAAAACCGGATTTGCTGCAATATGGAGTGCCGCCTAGTTGTCATAAAATAAGGGAATTGGACCGGTGCGACGAAGCCCAATATCTTGAAGTAGGTAAGACAGCCATGTGACTTCGCAGGTGGCGACAGCCATGACACGATATTCGGCCTCAGCAGAGGATCGAGAAACTGTATgttgcttttttgttttccatgagaTTGGACAATCGCCAAGAAAAATGCAGTATCCAGTGGTGGAACGGCGAGTTATGGGGCAACTCGCCCAATCAGAGTCACAATATGCACGCAAATCAAGTGTCAATTTGGCAGGAAAGTAAAGTCCTTGACCAACTGTACCCTTGAGATAACGTAAGAGCCGATGGGCGGCATCAAGATGAGGCTGGCGGGGctgatgcatgaattggctcaatATGTTGACGGTATAAGATATATCGGGTCGAGTCACCGTCAAATAAATGAAGCGCCCAACCAAGTGCCTATATGAGGATGGATCCGATAGTAAAACCCCAGAAGTATCAGTGAGTTTCAAGTTCTGTTCCATAGGAGTGTCTGAGGGTCGAGCTCCACTCAAGCCACAGTCATTCAAAATATCGAGAACATATTTCCGTTGACATAAAGAGAGGCCATTTTGAGATCGTGCcacttcaatgccaagaaaatatttcaaaGGACCCAGGTCTTTAATGTGAAATTCCTGGTGTAGCATAGCCTTGACTGAATTAATCAAGCCATCATCAGATCCCGTAATGACAATGTCATCGACAtataaaatcacaaaaatagaGTGTCGCCCGTGATGTAGGTAAAATAAGGAATGGTCTGCCTCGGAATGTCAAAACCCATAACGGCACAAGGAAGTAGAGAACTTGGAATACCATTGGCGTGATGCTTGCTTGAGACCGTATAGGGATTTCTTGAGACGACAAACCCAAGTCTCCCCCTTGCGCCGATATCCAGGGGGAGGAttcatgtacacctcctcattGAGATCACCGTGGAGAAATGCATATTCACGTCCATCTGATGTAAAGGCCAGCCATGGATGGTGGCAACTGCAAGGATCAACCGGACGGTGACTAACTTGGCAACTGGGGCAAATGTATCGTGATAATCGATTCCCTCCACCTGATTATAGCCTTTTGCGACCAAAGGGGCCTTGTAACGCTCAATAGAGCCATCAGATGCACGTTTGATTTTGTAGACCCATTTGGAGCCAATAGGAGACTTTCCCTGAGGAAGTGGAACAATTGTCCAAGTATCATTGAGTGTTAAAGCATGGATCTCAGCTTGCATGGCATCCCTCCATACCTGGTGCTTCACAACCTCGGTAAAGGTAGCTGGTTCTGAGGAACTAGATAAAGATGTGAGAAAAGCTAAATGCGCTGgatgaaaatgatcatatgATAGAAATTAGCCATAGGATACATAGTACCTGAACCAACAGCCGTTGACGATACTTGAGACGAGGGTAGCGTGCAATGGTAATCTTTGAGACGAAGCGGCGGATTGTGTGTGCGTTGAGGACGCAATGGTGGCGGCTGGGTAGGGAAAGAAGGTGGTGGATCTGGGTGAGGAGTAGGTGATGGTTCTGTGGTAGAAGAAGGTGGCAGCATGGGCTCAGTGGTGTTAATGATTGGTTCAGTGGTGTCACTGATGGGTAAAGGAAGGACAGGGGAACCGGGGAGAGTTGGGTTAGGGTGAAGTGAATAGGGAAATATCGTTTCATGAAAGATGACATCGCGGGTGATGTAGATACGTTTAGTCGGGAGATAAAAAATCCTAAAGCCCTTTTGGCCATGAggataacccaaaaaaaccccGGGGGATGCCCGTTTGTCAAACTTGTGAAGGATAGAAGTGGGGCGACTAAAGACCAAACAGCCAAACACACGCAAGTGGGTGAGGACTGGGGGTCGGCCATGAAGTACCTCAAAGGGAGTTTTGCCATGAATTACCTTGGAGGGTAAACGGTTTATTAAGTAGGCGGCAGTCAAAAGACAATCACCCCAAAACTCAAGAGGTAAGTTTGACTGAAAACGTAAAGCACGGGCCACATTAAGGAGATGCCGGTGCTTACGTTCaacgaccccattttgttgaggggtgtcaacgCAACTGGACTGATGAAGAACGCCCAAAGAGTGTAAGTATGCGGAAACTTGGTTGTTGAAAAACTCTGTACCATTATCGGAACGAATGCATCGAATGGTGGATTTAAATTGTGTGTGCACCATAGCGAAAAAATGCAGTAAAAGAGAGTTTACTTCGGATTTGGATTGCATTAAATACATCCACGTGCTTCGTGAAAAATCATCCACAATAGTGAGAAAAAAAGGGGCACCCGATGAAAATTTGATACGAAACGGTCCCCATACATCTAAATGCACCATTTCAAAGCAAGAAACGGTCTTTATTGAACTAGAAGGAAAAGACAACCGAGTTTTCTTAGCCAGGGGGCAAATAGTACAAGTGCAATtatctgaaaataaaatattagaatcAATAGTACGGATGCGAGGATGAGATGCTAACCCAGGGTGACCCAGTTGCCAATGCCAAAGGTCGAAATGGGCACCTGGGGACGCAACAGaaacaaaaggagaagaaggaaccGCTTCCAAAAAATATA includes these proteins:
- the LOC122642390 gene encoding uncharacterized protein LOC122642390 isoform X1, with the protein product MSQENQVTNSSPMENAPVKRKRGRPRKDENLVCGKPASTSPPVIDIVRRKRRRRVDEISDAMVGQAVSGVLEGSFEAGYMLTVKVGDTNTVLRGVVFEPGLSVPISVANDVAPHVKMFKRNEISLPTQVRGTNLQSEQNNERLVKVSVNEGVLASKVFSPVKLVPRAPQLSPYQVQINPMAFSKGEVNDANNVPKTAPHALQPEESKTKCSPSLPAKGLAGEASGDANHADQVSSQLAASQTENRIPTDVMQNDKSGLPTREAEALPVDAGQVVQISMQTAAPQIEKRKSIDLFSNKKSDLSTTEPEGGPSDINQMVHVPSQAAVSQVEALKSTYVLPNDKFDLPAREPECPLNDASQVVEDSLQAAAPQRDSGKSANVVPDDKTDLPTGEAEVLPVDAGKVVQISMQTAAPQIEKRKSIDLFSNDKSDLPTSEPEGVPSDINEMVHVPSQAAASQVEALKSIYVLPNDKHDLPAREPEGPLNDASQVVEDSLQAAAPQRESGKSANMVSDDKTDLLTRELDSSNQASLIKPEQVVQPVVKGEPSATQPLQLEHDRVVAPAEKFQENESAALIKRPLKNSNAPEDSKSIPSTEPSVEKLSGSESIDQVTQVHSHVMISELQPGWHADNALTSGGFEVKLNCIPVSDPPQPVATQPDNEVTNFLEKKASPKGDTPQDLTFKLSDEIPSRVEFSQLDGRAKADVSEVTEGHTESESQISQSVDVFHRGISAQISYSSMAMQNEAIPSEQPSQELQKGTTPAVSLDLELNGHQISTSTLPIQNEDSVAEDAVPSIQSQYDPEESKVTGSMST
- the LOC122642390 gene encoding uncharacterized protein LOC122642390 isoform X3, producing the protein MSQENQVTNSSPMENAPVKRKRGRPRKDENLVCGKPASTSPPVIDIVRRKRRRRVDEISDAMVGQAVSGVLEGSFEAGYMLTVKVGDTNTVLRGVVFEPGLSVPISVANDVAPHVKMFKRNEISLPTQVRGTNLQSEQNNERLVKVSVNEGVLASKVFSPVKLVPRAPQLSPYQVQINPMAFSKGEVNDANNVPKTAPHALQPEESKTKCSPSLPAKGLAGEASGDANHADQVSSQLAASQTENRIPTDVMQNDKSGLPTREAEALPVDVGQVVQISMQTAAPQIEKRKSIDLFSNNKSDLSTTEPEGVPSDINQMVHVPSQVEALKSTYVLPNDKFDLPAREPECPLNDASQVVEDSLQAAAPQRDSGKSANVVPDDKTDLPTGEAEVLPVDAGKVVQISMQTAAPQIEKRKSIDLFSNDKSDLPTSEPEGVPSDINEMVHVPSQAAASQVEALKSIYVLPNDKHDLPAREPEGPLNDASQVVEDSLQAAAPQRESGKSANMVSDDKTDLLTRELDSSNQASLIKPEQVVQPVVKGEPSATQPLQLEHDRVVAPAEKFQENESAALIKRPLKNSNAPEDSKSIPSTEPSVEKLSGSESIDQVTQVHSHVMISELQPGWHADNALTSGGFEVKLNCIPVSDPPQPVATQPDNEVTNFLEKKASPKGDTPQDLTFKLSDEIPSRVEFSQLDGRAKADVSEVTEGHTESESQISQSVDVFHRGISAQISYSSMAMQNEAIPSEQPSQELQKGTTPAVSLDLELNGHQISTSTLPIQNEDSVAEDAVPSIQSQYDPEESKVTGSMST
- the LOC122642390 gene encoding uncharacterized protein LOC122642390 isoform X2; this encodes MSQENQVTNSSPMENAPVKRKRGRPRKDENLVCGKPASTSPPVIDIVRRKRRRRVDEISDAMVGQAVSGVLEGSFEAGYMLTVKVGDTNTVLRGVVFEPGLSVPISVANDVAPHVKMFKRNEISLPTQVRGTNLQSEQNNERLVKVSVNEGVLASKVFSPVKLVPRAPQLSPYQVQINPMAFSKGEVNDANNVPKTAPHALQPEESKTKCSPSLPAKGLAGEASGDANHADQVSSQLAASQTENRIPTDVMQNDKSGLPTREAEALPVDVGQVVQISMQTAAPQIEKRKSIDLFSNNKSDLSTTEPEGVPSDINQMVHVPSQAAASQVEALKSTYVLPNDKFDLPAREPECPLNDASQVVEDSLQAAAPQRDSGKSANVVPDDKTDLPTGEAEVLPVDAGKVVQISMQTAAPQIEKRKSIDLFSNDKSDLPTSEPEGVPSDINEMVHVPSQAAASQVEALKSIYVLPNDKHDLPAREPEGPLNDASQVVEDSLQAAAPQRESGKSANMVSDDKTDLLTRELDSSNQASLIKPEQVVQPVVKGEPSATQPLQLEHDRVVAPAEKFQENESAALIKRPLKNSNAPEDSKSIPSTEPSVEKLSGSESIDQVTQVHSHVMISELQPGWHADNALTSGGFEVKLNCIPVSDPPQPVATQPDNEVTNFLEKKASPKGDTPQDLTFKLSDEIPSRVEFSQLDGRAKADVSEVTEGHTESESQISQSVDVFHRGISAQISYSSMAMQNEAIPSEQPSQELQKGTTPAVSLDLELNGHQISTSTLPIQNEDSVAEDAVPSIQSQYDPEESKVTGSMST